The proteins below are encoded in one region of Sideroxydans lithotrophicus ES-1:
- a CDS encoding 5-formyltetrahydrofolate cyclo-ligase, translated as MNIQARKQALRQSIIAAREKLPAAERLRLSRAVVGSICELPEYQQAATVLGYLNFGAELAAELWVQHALADGKQVLLPRVNRASKHLDLYKVRDLQHDVAPGLWGIREPVTERCIKEEALGTVDFILLPGVAFTRKGARLGYGGGFYDKLLASMPNRPNLVAGAFALQVVPEIPQEKTDHNVGWLVTEDETIRCNLGRG; from the coding sequence ATGAACATCCAAGCTAGGAAGCAGGCACTCAGGCAAAGTATAATCGCCGCCCGCGAAAAGTTGCCCGCGGCCGAACGCTTGCGGCTGAGCCGTGCCGTTGTCGGCTCCATCTGCGAGTTGCCGGAGTATCAGCAAGCCGCAACGGTACTGGGTTATCTGAATTTCGGGGCGGAACTAGCCGCCGAGTTGTGGGTGCAGCATGCATTGGCCGATGGCAAACAAGTATTGTTGCCGAGGGTGAACCGGGCCAGCAAGCATCTGGACTTATATAAGGTGCGCGATTTACAGCATGACGTGGCTCCCGGCTTATGGGGCATACGTGAACCGGTCACCGAACGCTGCATAAAAGAAGAGGCGCTGGGGACAGTGGATTTCATCCTGTTACCGGGCGTGGCGTTCACCCGCAAGGGTGCGCGCCTGGGATACGGCGGTGGCTTTTACGACAAGCTGCTGGCGTCGATGCCGAACCGGCCGAATCTGGTCGCAGGGGCGTTTGCATTACAAGTAGTACCGGAGATTCCGCAGGAAAAGACCGACCACAATGTGGGCTGGCTGGTGACGGAAGACGAAACGATACGTTGCAACTTAGGGAGAGGGTAA
- a CDS encoding HAD family hydrolase: MTIKAIIFDVDGTLADTEDAHRIAFNKAFAENRLPWNWDVALYDRLLKVTGGKERIKHYVESCLPDFPRPVDYDGFVKHLHVVKTGHYTAMLRDGLIPLRPGIRQLIGDAHKAGIKLAIATTTSPENVAALLEVGLGKDWEKHFDAIGCGDIVPQKKPAPDIYNWVLNQLKLAPQDCIALEDSNNGLRSALAAGIKTYVTTNPYTHRQDFADAAAVFDDLGDLANFYKVTGLRI, encoded by the coding sequence ATGACTATCAAAGCCATCATTTTCGATGTGGACGGCACGCTTGCCGATACCGAAGATGCACACCGCATCGCATTCAACAAGGCATTCGCCGAGAACAGACTTCCCTGGAACTGGGACGTGGCGCTATACGACAGGCTGCTGAAGGTGACGGGCGGCAAGGAACGCATCAAGCACTATGTCGAAAGCTGCCTGCCGGATTTCCCCAGGCCGGTCGACTATGACGGCTTCGTCAAGCACCTGCATGTGGTGAAGACCGGCCATTACACGGCAATGCTGCGCGATGGCCTGATCCCGCTCCGCCCCGGCATCAGGCAACTCATCGGCGATGCGCACAAGGCCGGCATCAAGCTGGCCATCGCCACTACCACTTCGCCGGAGAATGTCGCCGCCTTGCTGGAAGTCGGCCTCGGCAAGGATTGGGAGAAACATTTCGATGCCATCGGTTGCGGCGACATCGTGCCGCAGAAGAAGCCGGCGCCGGACATCTATAACTGGGTGTTGAACCAGCTCAAGCTCGCGCCGCAGGATTGCATCGCACTGGAAGACTCCAACAATGGCCTGCGCTCGGCACTGGCCGCCGGCATCAAGACCTACGTCACCACCAATCCATACACGCACCGGCAGGATTTCGCCGATGCTGCCGCAGTGTTCGACGACCTGGGCGACCTGGCGAACTTCTACAAGGTCACCGGCCTGCGCATTTAA
- the ffh gene encoding signal recognition particle protein, translated as MLDNLTQRLSGIVKNLRGQARLTESNIQDALREVRLALLEADVALPVVKEFIAKVKDAALGQEVIGNLQPGQALIGVVNRELTKLMGEHNDALNLAAVPPAVILMAGLQGAGKTTSSGKLAKLLREQNKKKVLLVSCDVYRPAAIEQLRMLAQQLDVDFFPSDASQKPQDIALAAHDFAKKHHHDVLIVDTAGRLAVDEAMMAEIKDLHAALKPIETLFVVDAMTGQDAVNTAKAFGDALPLTGVILTKLDGDARGGAALSVRQVTGKPIKFVGVSEKPNGLEAFHPERMAQRILGMGDVLSLLEEAQRNVDHAAAEKLAKKMHSGKGFDLNDFKMQIVQMKKMGGMSALMDKLPAQLSQAAANAKVDERQINRTEGIINSMTPFERAHPELIKASRKRRIAAGAGVQVMHVNQLLNQFEQSQKMMKMFSGKGAMAKMMKGMAGKFPGMR; from the coding sequence ATGCTGGACAACCTTACGCAACGCCTCTCGGGCATCGTCAAGAACCTGCGCGGACAGGCGCGGCTGACCGAGAGCAACATCCAGGACGCCCTGCGCGAAGTGCGCCTTGCCCTGCTGGAAGCCGACGTAGCATTGCCGGTAGTGAAGGAATTCATCGCCAAGGTAAAGGACGCGGCGCTGGGGCAGGAAGTCATCGGCAACCTGCAACCCGGACAAGCGCTGATCGGTGTGGTCAACCGCGAGCTGACCAAACTGATGGGCGAGCATAACGATGCGCTCAACCTCGCCGCCGTGCCGCCGGCAGTGATCCTGATGGCCGGCCTGCAAGGCGCGGGCAAGACCACCAGTAGCGGCAAGCTGGCCAAGTTGCTGCGCGAGCAGAACAAGAAGAAAGTGCTGCTGGTAAGCTGTGACGTATATCGTCCTGCCGCGATCGAGCAACTGCGCATGCTGGCACAACAGCTCGATGTCGACTTCTTCCCGTCCGACGCATCACAAAAACCGCAAGACATCGCCCTCGCCGCGCACGACTTTGCGAAGAAACACCACCATGACGTGCTGATCGTCGACACCGCCGGCCGCCTGGCCGTGGACGAAGCGATGATGGCCGAGATCAAGGACCTGCATGCCGCGCTGAAACCGATCGAGACGCTGTTCGTGGTCGATGCGATGACCGGCCAGGATGCGGTGAACACGGCCAAGGCCTTCGGCGATGCCCTGCCGCTGACCGGCGTGATCCTCACCAAGCTGGACGGTGACGCCCGCGGCGGCGCCGCCCTGTCGGTGCGGCAGGTTACCGGCAAGCCGATCAAGTTCGTCGGCGTCAGCGAAAAACCGAACGGACTCGAAGCTTTCCATCCGGAACGCATGGCCCAGCGCATCCTCGGCATGGGCGACGTGCTGTCGCTGCTGGAAGAGGCTCAGCGCAACGTGGACCACGCCGCAGCCGAGAAACTGGCCAAGAAGATGCACAGCGGCAAGGGCTTCGACCTCAACGACTTCAAGATGCAGATCGTGCAGATGAAGAAGATGGGCGGCATGTCGGCGCTGATGGACAAATTGCCGGCGCAACTGTCGCAAGCCGCGGCAAATGCGAAGGTCGACGAGCGCCAGATCAACCGCACCGAGGGCATCATCAACTCGATGACTCCGTTCGAACGCGCCCACCCCGAGCTCATCAAGGCCTCGCGCAAACGCCGTATCGCCGCCGGAGCAGGCGTGCAGGTGATGCACGTCAACCAGCTGCTGAACCAGTTCGAACAGTCGCAGAAGATGATGAAGATGTTCAGCGGTAAAGGCGCCATGGCCAAAATGATGAAGGGGATGGCAGGCAAATTCCCCGGCATGCGCTAA
- the rsfS gene encoding ribosome silencing factor, translated as MLSTEEKTQAVVAALEDVKALDISVIDTSKLSPLFDRMVVASAQSTRQTKALASSVVVKLKELGATVYSTEGEDSGEWVLVDLGEVIVHIMQPAVRAYYNLEELWGVQPKLRANSGK; from the coding sequence ATGCTAAGCACAGAAGAAAAGACCCAAGCCGTCGTCGCCGCCCTGGAAGACGTCAAAGCGCTCGACATCAGCGTCATCGACACCAGCAAGCTGAGCCCGCTGTTCGATCGCATGGTCGTGGCCAGCGCACAATCCACGCGGCAAACCAAAGCCCTGGCGAGCAGCGTGGTGGTGAAGCTCAAGGAACTCGGCGCAACGGTATACAGCACCGAAGGCGAGGACAGCGGCGAATGGGTACTGGTCGACCTGGGCGAAGTGATCGTGCACATCATGCAGCCGGCAGTGCGCGCCTATTACAACCTTGAAGAACTGTGGGGCGTGCAGCCCAAGCTGCGCGCCAATTCTGGCAAATGA
- the nadD gene encoding nicotinate-nucleotide adenylyltransferase: protein MTAPIGILGGTFDPIHNGHLRIAQEALEQCDLAEVRFVPCGTPPHRPAPKADAKARWEMLRLALNGHPDFLVDVHEIFRTDPCYTVDTLAALRAELGMQQPLCLILGGDAFLQLHTWHEWKRLFELAHIVVLQRAGSPPLGNAVNDADAALQEEYRARLAPGANALHEVPDGRIFVADMPALEISSTDIRRRCAEDKSVRYLVPDVVANYINTNSLYRTC from the coding sequence GTGACCGCCCCGATCGGCATCCTCGGCGGCACGTTCGATCCCATCCACAATGGGCATCTGCGTATCGCCCAGGAAGCGCTGGAGCAGTGCGATCTCGCGGAAGTGCGCTTCGTCCCCTGCGGCACGCCGCCGCATCGTCCCGCACCCAAGGCCGATGCGAAGGCGCGCTGGGAGATGCTGCGCCTGGCCCTGAACGGCCATCCCGATTTCCTCGTCGATGTGCATGAGATCTTCCGCACCGACCCCTGCTACACGGTGGATACCCTCGCCGCCCTGCGCGCCGAACTCGGTATGCAACAACCTCTGTGTCTCATCCTCGGCGGCGATGCCTTTCTGCAATTGCACACCTGGCATGAGTGGAAACGGCTGTTCGAGCTGGCACACATCGTGGTGCTGCAACGCGCCGGCAGCCCGCCACTGGGCAATGCGGTGAACGATGCCGATGCCGCGCTGCAGGAAGAATACCGGGCGCGTCTCGCCCCCGGCGCCAACGCGCTGCATGAAGTGCCAGACGGCAGGATCTTCGTCGCCGACATGCCCGCGCTGGAGATATCCTCCACCGACATCCGCCGCCGTTGCGCGGAAGACAAGAGCGTCCGCTACCTGGTGCCGGACGTCGTCGCCAATTACATCAACACCAACTCACTCTACCGTACATGCTAA
- the ilvA gene encoding threonine ammonia-lyase, biosynthetic, with product MQSYLKRILTARVYDVAVETPLELAPNLSARIGNNVLFKREDMQPVFSFKLRGAYNKMAQLNPEQLKRGVIAASAGNHAQGVALSAHRLGCKAIIVMPTTTPQVKIDAVRHFGQRSVEIVMHGDSYSDACAHAYALEKEKQLTFVHPFDDPDVIAGQGTIAMEILRQRQAPIHAIFCAIGGGGLIAGVAAYVKQVRPDIKVIGVQTTDSDAMARSLKSRKRVTLNDVGLFSDGTAVKLAGEETFRVCKQYVDEVVLVDTDAVCAAIKDVFQDTRSILEPAGALAVAGAKLYAKREQLKGETLVTVCSGANMNFDRLRFVAERSEIGEKREAILAVTIPETPGSFRKFCTLLGKRNITEFNYRYADPKAAQVFVGIQVKDQSETADLVDKLQRGKLPTLDLSDNEMAKLHLRHLVGGHAPEAKDEIIFRFEFPERPGALMNFLNSMDHSWNISLFHYRNHGADYGRVLVGMQVPRTDKKALKTFLDTLGYPYWDESDNPAYRLFLG from the coding sequence ATGCAAAGCTATCTCAAGAGAATCCTGACCGCCCGCGTCTATGACGTGGCGGTCGAAACGCCGCTGGAACTCGCCCCCAACCTGTCGGCACGCATCGGCAACAACGTATTGTTCAAGCGCGAAGACATGCAGCCTGTATTCTCGTTCAAGCTGCGCGGCGCCTACAACAAGATGGCGCAGCTCAACCCGGAGCAACTCAAGCGCGGCGTGATCGCCGCCTCGGCCGGCAATCATGCCCAGGGCGTGGCGCTCTCGGCACACCGCCTCGGTTGCAAGGCCATCATCGTGATGCCGACCACCACGCCGCAGGTGAAGATCGATGCGGTCAGGCATTTCGGCCAGCGCTCGGTTGAGATCGTGATGCACGGCGACAGTTACAGCGATGCCTGCGCCCATGCCTACGCGCTGGAGAAAGAGAAACAGCTCACTTTCGTGCACCCGTTCGACGATCCCGATGTGATCGCCGGACAAGGCACCATCGCGATGGAGATATTGCGCCAGCGCCAGGCACCGATCCATGCCATCTTCTGCGCCATCGGCGGCGGCGGCTTGATCGCGGGCGTGGCCGCCTACGTCAAGCAGGTGCGCCCCGACATCAAGGTGATCGGCGTGCAGACCACCGATTCGGATGCAATGGCGCGCTCGCTGAAAAGCAGGAAGCGCGTCACGCTCAACGACGTCGGCCTGTTCTCGGACGGCACCGCTGTCAAACTGGCCGGGGAAGAGACCTTCCGTGTATGCAAACAGTACGTCGATGAAGTGGTACTGGTGGATACCGACGCGGTATGCGCGGCGATCAAGGACGTGTTCCAGGACACGCGCTCCATCCTCGAACCGGCCGGCGCGCTGGCCGTCGCCGGCGCTAAGCTCTACGCCAAGCGCGAACAGCTGAAGGGCGAGACGCTGGTCACCGTGTGCAGCGGCGCGAACATGAACTTCGACCGTCTGCGTTTCGTCGCCGAACGCTCCGAGATCGGCGAAAAGCGCGAAGCCATCCTCGCCGTCACCATCCCGGAGACACCCGGCAGCTTCCGCAAGTTCTGCACGCTGCTGGGCAAGCGCAACATCACCGAGTTCAACTACCGCTATGCCGACCCGAAAGCGGCGCAGGTGTTTGTCGGCATCCAGGTCAAGGATCAGTCCGAAACGGCCGATCTGGTTGACAAGCTGCAGCGCGGCAAGCTGCCGACGCTCGACCTTTCCGACAATGAAATGGCCAAGCTGCATCTGCGCCACCTGGTCGGCGGCCATGCCCCTGAAGCAAAAGACGAGATCATCTTCCGTTTCGAGTTCCCGGAGCGCCCCGGCGCGCTGATGAACTTCCTCAACAGCATGGACCACAGCTGGAATATCAGCCTGTTCCACTACCGCAACCACGGGGCGGACTACGGCCGCGTGCTGGTCGGCATGCAGGTGCCGCGCACCGACAAGAAAGCGCTCAAGACCTTCCTCGACACGCTCGGCTATCCGTACTGGGACGAGAGCGACAATCCGGCCTACCGGCTGTTTTTGGGTTGA
- the aceF gene encoding dihydrolipoyllysine-residue acetyltransferase, protein MAEIKNVLVPDIGNFKDVSIIEVAVKAGDMVSAEQSLISLETDKATIDVPAPFAGVVKEVKVKAGDKVSEGSLIVTLETSGDTAQAAAAPVQPVAAPVAPAAKPAPAVTPVAAAPAAAPAISAAGSAHASPSIRRFARELGVDLSKVGGSGEKGRVTKDDVQNFVKKSLAGGGATSAGGALPGLLPWPDVDYAKFGAVESKPLSRIKKISGANLHRNWVMIPHVTQFEEADISEMEAFRKELGAEYVKENFKITPLAFMLKACAITLKHFPDFCASLDAAGENLVLKKYIHIGVAVDTPDGLMVPVIRDVDQKGIVQLAKELGEVSAKAREKKITAADMQGGCFTISSLGGIGGTSFTPIINAPEVAILGVSRSSMKPVWKDGEFVPRLMLPLSLSYDHRVIDGAAGARFTTYLAHVLSDMRRLAL, encoded by the coding sequence GTGGCCGAAATCAAGAATGTGTTAGTGCCGGACATCGGCAATTTCAAGGACGTGAGCATCATCGAAGTAGCGGTGAAAGCCGGCGACATGGTGTCTGCCGAACAGTCGCTGATCTCGCTGGAGACCGACAAGGCGACCATTGATGTGCCGGCACCTTTTGCCGGCGTGGTGAAGGAAGTCAAGGTCAAGGCCGGCGACAAGGTGTCGGAAGGCTCGCTGATCGTCACGCTCGAAACAAGCGGTGATACTGCGCAAGCAGCGGCAGCCCCCGTGCAGCCCGTGGCTGCACCCGTCGCTCCTGCTGCCAAGCCAGCACCTGCCGTTACGCCCGTTGCCGCCGCTCCGGCGGCCGCGCCCGCCATTTCCGCCGCAGGCAGCGCACATGCCAGCCCGTCCATCCGCCGCTTCGCGCGCGAGCTGGGCGTGGACCTGTCCAAGGTGGGCGGCAGCGGCGAGAAGGGTCGCGTGACCAAGGACGACGTGCAGAACTTCGTCAAGAAATCACTGGCTGGCGGCGGGGCAACTTCCGCAGGTGGTGCACTGCCCGGCCTGCTGCCATGGCCGGATGTGGACTACGCCAAGTTCGGCGCGGTCGAGAGCAAACCACTGTCGCGCATCAAGAAGATATCCGGCGCCAACCTGCATCGCAACTGGGTGATGATCCCGCACGTGACACAGTTCGAGGAGGCCGACATCAGCGAGATGGAAGCCTTCCGCAAGGAACTGGGCGCGGAATATGTGAAAGAGAACTTCAAGATCACCCCGCTGGCGTTCATGCTCAAGGCCTGCGCGATCACGCTGAAGCACTTCCCCGATTTCTGCGCATCGCTGGATGCCGCCGGCGAGAACCTGGTACTGAAGAAATACATCCATATCGGCGTCGCCGTGGATACGCCGGACGGCCTGATGGTGCCGGTGATACGCGACGTGGACCAGAAAGGTATCGTGCAACTGGCGAAGGAACTGGGCGAGGTCAGCGCCAAGGCGCGCGAGAAGAAGATCACCGCCGCCGACATGCAGGGTGGCTGTTTCACCATCTCCAGCCTGGGCGGCATCGGCGGCACCTCGTTCACCCCGATCATCAACGCGCCGGAAGTGGCCATCCTCGGCGTATCGCGCTCGAGCATGAAACCGGTGTGGAAGGACGGCGAGTTCGTGCCGCGCCTGATGCTGCCGCTGTCGCTGTCCTACGACCACCGCGTGATCGACGGCGCCGCAGGCGCGCGCTTCACCACCTACCTCGCGCATGTGCTGTCCGACATGCGCCGCCTGGCGCTGTAA
- a CDS encoding Maf family protein yields MDTRHHIYLASQSPRRRELLKQIGVHYEVLLLRNDPRRDVHVDETPHDGEDPEDYVQRICRAKALAGWKTLGLRELPLSPVLAADTTVTLGGHIIGKPDDNLHAAEILRMLSGTQHQVLTAVAMVFGERLEMRLSATTITFDTLSEERIHRYLLTGEAHDKAGAYGIQGHAGAFVKHIDGSYTGVMGLPLYETVELLKLFGYPAP; encoded by the coding sequence ATGGACACCAGGCACCATATCTACCTTGCCTCGCAAAGCCCGCGCCGCCGCGAACTGCTCAAGCAGATCGGCGTGCATTACGAAGTGCTGTTGCTGCGCAACGATCCGCGCCGCGACGTGCATGTGGACGAGACGCCGCATGACGGTGAAGACCCGGAGGATTACGTGCAGCGCATCTGTCGCGCCAAGGCACTGGCGGGATGGAAGACCCTGGGGTTGCGCGAGCTGCCGCTATCGCCGGTGCTGGCGGCGGACACCACCGTCACACTGGGCGGCCACATCATCGGCAAACCGGATGACAACCTGCATGCCGCCGAGATACTGCGCATGCTCTCGGGAACCCAGCATCAGGTGCTCACCGCAGTCGCCATGGTCTTCGGCGAGCGGCTGGAGATGCGCCTGTCTGCGACCACCATCACTTTCGATACGCTCAGCGAGGAGCGCATCCACCGTTACCTGCTCACCGGCGAAGCCCATGACAAGGCCGGTGCCTACGGCATCCAGGGACATGCCGGGGCGTTCGTGAAGCATATCGACGGCAGTTACACCGGCGTGATGGGACTGCCGCTGTACGAGACGGTAGAATTGCTGAAACTATTCGGATATCCCGCACCATGA
- a CDS encoding TfoX/Sxy family protein, whose amino-acid sequence MSTDSFRDFVLEHLAGLGDLRCKRMCGGHGLYAGEKFFGIPFDGRLYFRTHPDTLPDFPARNAPVFSPSKKQILQNYHEVPADILEDSEFFPLWARKAAWQ is encoded by the coding sequence GTGAGCACGGACTCTTTCCGTGATTTCGTGCTGGAACACCTCGCCGGTCTGGGCGATTTGCGCTGCAAACGCATGTGCGGCGGCCATGGGCTGTATGCCGGAGAAAAGTTTTTCGGCATCCCGTTCGATGGCAGACTGTATTTCAGGACGCATCCGGACACCCTGCCCGACTTTCCGGCCCGTAACGCCCCCGTTTTTTCTCCCTCAAAAAAGCAGATTTTGCAGAATTACCACGAAGTTCCGGCAGATATTCTCGAAGATAGCGAGTTTTTCCCGCTTTGGGCGAGGAAGGCAGCCTGGCAATGA
- the rlmH gene encoding 23S rRNA (pseudouridine(1915)-N(3))-methyltransferase RlmH, protein MKLLILAVGNKMPSWITEGFNEYTKRMPREARIELVEIKPEARNSGKTAAQIMEAEAQRINAVLPAGALCIALDERGATPTTRQLAQQMQDWMQQGRDVAFIIGGADGLHESVKQQARQLMALSALTLPHGMVRVLLAEQLYRAHSLMHNHPYHRE, encoded by the coding sequence ATGAAGCTGCTGATCCTGGCGGTGGGCAACAAGATGCCATCGTGGATCACCGAAGGCTTCAACGAATACACCAAGCGCATGCCGCGCGAAGCCAGGATCGAACTGGTCGAGATCAAGCCGGAAGCGCGCAACAGCGGCAAGACCGCCGCACAGATCATGGAAGCCGAGGCGCAGCGCATCAACGCCGTGCTGCCCGCCGGAGCGTTGTGCATCGCGCTCGACGAACGCGGAGCGACTCCCACCACCAGACAGCTCGCACAGCAGATGCAGGACTGGATGCAGCAAGGTCGCGATGTGGCTTTCATCATCGGCGGCGCAGACGGCTTGCACGAATCGGTCAAACAGCAGGCACGGCAGCTGATGGCACTTTCCGCACTCACCCTGCCGCACGGCATGGTGCGCGTGCTGCTGGCGGAGCAGCTGTATCGGGCGCATTCGCTCATGCACAACCACCCTTATCACAGAGAGTGA
- the aceE gene encoding pyruvate dehydrogenase (acetyl-transferring), homodimeric type yields MATQQPPKVDQDPQETQEWLDALQSVLDKEGAERAHFLMDQLIHHARMAGDDMPISATTPYINTIPLDKEERSAGNFELEHRIRALMRWNAMAIVMNANKESSELGGHIASFASAATLYDVAFNHFFHGKTDEHGGDLVYFQGHSSPGIYARAFLEGRLSEEQLYKFRQEVDGGGLSSYPHPWLMPDFWQFPTVSMGLGPLMAIYQARFMRYLQHRELAQTNGRKVWAFLGDGETDEPESLGAISMAGREKLDNLIFVINCNLQRLDGPVRGNGKIIQELEGVFRGAGWNVIKVIWGRWWDRLLAKDKTGLLLKRMEEVVDGEYQTYKSKDGAYVRQHFFGKYPELLELVADMSDDEIWHLNRGGHDPFKVFAAYAAACKHKGQPTVILAKTVKGYGMGEAGEGQNPTHQQKKIGEDALRRFRDRFNIPVTDEQLTQLPFVRPAEDSQEMKYLRERGAAMGTLPARKPIVKKLQIPDLPAFDALLKDSEGREFSTTMAFVRLLGVLVKDKNIGKKIVPIVPDESRTFGMEGMFRQLGIFSQVGQLYTPQDADQLMFYKESEAGQILQEGINEAGGMADWIAAATSYASHDVAMIPFYIYYSMFGFQRIGDLAWAAGDMRARGFLVGGTAGRTTLNGEGLQHQDGHSHLQAAMIPNCVSYDPTFAYELAVIVQDGMRRMYQNQEDVFYYLTVMNENYAHPAMPKGVEAGIIKGMYKFSASKAKTKAKVQLLGSGTILREVIAAGELLERDFGIAADVWSVTSFNELRREGIDCERWNTLHPEAKARVSYVEQSLDAKTPVIAATDYIRSYADQIRPFVKARYKTLGTDGFGRSDFRVKLRQFFEVDRFYVAVTALKALADEGTIPASEVSKAIKLYKINPDKPNPTTV; encoded by the coding sequence ATGGCGACACAACAACCACCAAAAGTGGATCAGGATCCGCAGGAAACGCAGGAGTGGCTTGATGCGCTCCAGTCCGTGCTGGACAAGGAAGGTGCCGAACGTGCGCACTTCCTGATGGATCAGCTGATCCACCACGCACGCATGGCCGGCGACGACATGCCGATCAGCGCCACCACGCCCTACATCAACACTATCCCGCTGGACAAGGAAGAACGCTCGGCCGGCAATTTCGAGCTGGAGCACCGCATCCGCGCGCTGATGCGCTGGAACGCGATGGCCATCGTCATGAACGCCAACAAGGAATCGTCCGAACTCGGCGGCCACATCGCCAGCTTCGCCTCGGCCGCCACCCTGTATGACGTCGCGTTCAACCATTTCTTCCATGGCAAGACCGACGAGCACGGCGGCGACCTGGTGTATTTCCAGGGCCATTCCTCGCCCGGCATCTACGCACGTGCCTTCCTCGAAGGCCGCCTGAGCGAAGAACAGCTGTACAAGTTCCGCCAGGAAGTGGATGGCGGCGGGCTGTCTTCCTACCCGCATCCCTGGCTGATGCCGGATTTCTGGCAGTTCCCCACCGTATCCATGGGTCTGGGCCCGCTGATGGCGATCTACCAGGCGCGCTTCATGCGTTACCTGCAACACCGCGAGCTCGCCCAGACCAATGGCCGCAAGGTATGGGCCTTCCTCGGCGACGGCGAGACCGACGAGCCGGAATCGCTGGGCGCAATCTCCATGGCTGGACGCGAGAAGCTGGACAACCTGATCTTCGTCATCAACTGCAACCTGCAGCGCCTGGACGGTCCGGTTCGCGGCAACGGCAAGATCATCCAGGAACTGGAAGGCGTGTTCCGCGGCGCCGGCTGGAACGTGATCAAGGTCATCTGGGGCCGCTGGTGGGATCGCCTGCTGGCCAAGGACAAGACCGGCCTGTTGCTGAAGCGCATGGAAGAAGTCGTCGACGGCGAATACCAGACCTACAAATCCAAAGACGGCGCCTATGTGCGCCAGCATTTCTTCGGCAAATATCCCGAGCTGCTGGAGCTGGTCGCCGACATGTCGGACGACGAGATATGGCACCTTAACCGCGGCGGCCACGACCCGTTCAAGGTGTTCGCTGCCTACGCGGCAGCCTGCAAACACAAAGGCCAGCCGACAGTGATCCTCGCCAAGACGGTGAAGGGCTACGGCATGGGCGAAGCGGGCGAAGGGCAGAACCCGACCCACCAGCAGAAGAAGATCGGCGAGGATGCACTGCGCCGTTTCCGCGACCGTTTCAATATCCCGGTCACCGACGAACAATTGACCCAGCTGCCGTTCGTGCGTCCTGCCGAAGACAGCCAGGAGATGAAATACCTGCGCGAGCGCGGTGCGGCCATGGGTACTCTCCCGGCACGCAAGCCTATCGTCAAGAAATTGCAGATCCCCGACCTGCCTGCGTTCGATGCCTTGCTGAAGGACAGCGAGGGCCGCGAATTTTCCACCACCATGGCTTTCGTGCGTCTGCTCGGCGTGCTGGTGAAAGACAAGAACATCGGCAAGAAGATCGTGCCCATCGTGCCGGATGAATCGCGTACCTTCGGCATGGAAGGCATGTTCCGCCAGCTCGGCATCTTCTCCCAGGTGGGCCAGCTGTACACGCCGCAGGACGCCGACCAGCTCATGTTCTACAAGGAATCCGAGGCCGGCCAGATCCTGCAGGAAGGCATCAACGAAGCCGGCGGCATGGCCGACTGGATCGCGGCGGCCACTTCCTATGCCAGCCATGACGTGGCGATGATCCCGTTCTACATCTATTACTCCATGTTCGGCTTCCAGCGCATCGGCGACCTGGCTTGGGCAGCGGGCGACATGCGCGCGCGCGGCTTCCTCGTCGGCGGCACGGCCGGCCGCACCACGCTGAACGGCGAAGGCCTGCAACATCAGGACGGTCACAGCCACCTGCAAGCCGCCATGATTCCGAACTGTGTCAGCTACGATCCGACCTTCGCCTACGAACTGGCGGTGATCGTGCAGGACGGCATGCGCCGCATGTACCAGAACCAGGAGGACGTGTTCTATTACCTCACGGTGATGAACGAGAATTACGCCCATCCGGCCATGCCCAAGGGCGTCGAGGCAGGCATCATCAAGGGGATGTACAAGTTCAGCGCAAGCAAAGCCAAAACGAAGGCCAAGGTGCAGCTGCTGGGCAGCGGCACCATCCTGCGCGAAGTGATCGCCGCCGGCGAACTGCTGGAGAGGGATTTCGGCATCGCCGCCGACGTCTGGAGCGTGACCAGCTTCAACGAGCTGCGCCGCGAAGGCATCGACTGCGAGCGCTGGAACACGTTGCATCCGGAAGCCAAGGCACGCGTGAGCTACGTCGAACAGTCGCTGGATGCGAAGACACCGGTCATCGCCGCCACCGACTACATTCGTTCCTATGCCGACCAGATCCGTCCTTTTGTGAAGGCACGCTACAAGACGCTGGGCACGGATGGTTTCGGACGTTCCGACTTCCGCGTCAAGCTGCGCCAGTTCTTCGAAGTGGATCGCTTCTACGTTGCCGTTACCGCATTGAAGGCGCTGGCAGACGAAGGCACCATCCCGGCGAGCGAAGTGAGCAAGGCGATCAAGCTGTACAAGATCAATCCGGACAAACCGAACCCGACGACGGTTTAA